A window of the Pseudomonas sp. B21_DOA genome harbors these coding sequences:
- a CDS encoding K+/H+ antiporter subunit F, with protein sequence MSPLLSNAILLTLFLYCVAMALTLVRLFKGPSAQDRVLALDYLYIVAMLMMLTLGIRYASDTYFEAALLIALFGFVGSFALAKFLLRGEVIE encoded by the coding sequence ATGAGCCCATTGCTGTCGAATGCGATTCTGTTGACGCTGTTTCTGTACTGCGTAGCAATGGCACTGACCCTGGTGCGCCTGTTCAAAGGCCCTTCTGCTCAGGATCGGGTACTGGCGCTGGATTACCTGTACATAGTCGCCATGTTGATGATGCTGACCCTGGGTATTCGTTATGCCAGTGATACCTACTTCGAAGCGGCGCTGCTGATCGCGCTGTTCGGTTTCGTCGGCTCGTTTGCGCTGGCGAAATTCCTGCTGCGTGGCGAGGTGATCGAATGA
- a CDS encoding Na+/H+ antiporter subunit G has protein sequence MNAELSLWVEIPVAALLVLSGVFTLLGATGLLRMKDYFQRMHPPALASTIGAWCVALASIICFSALKSGPVVHAWLIPVLLAITVPVTTLLLARAALFRKRMAGDDVPAEVSSRQTESGN, from the coding sequence ATGAATGCCGAATTGTCTTTATGGGTCGAGATTCCAGTGGCGGCCCTGCTGGTGCTCAGCGGTGTATTTACGCTGCTGGGCGCAACCGGATTGCTGCGCATGAAGGACTACTTCCAGCGCATGCATCCGCCGGCGCTGGCCTCGACGATCGGGGCCTGGTGCGTGGCGCTGGCATCGATCATCTGCTTTTCAGCACTGAAGTCCGGGCCGGTGGTGCATGCCTGGCTGATTCCGGTTCTGTTGGCGATCACCGTACCGGTAACCACGCTGCTGCTGGCGCGGGCGGCGTTGTTCCGCAAGCGCATGGCTGGGGATGATGTGCCGGCTGAGGTGAGCAGTCGTCAGACTGAAAGTGGTAACTGA
- a CDS encoding DUF3995 domain-containing protein yields the protein MTFVLAQWLVTVFAAIGLMHVYWALGGQWAAAAVVPQVPVSGFVATVRPAFKPSGWLTLLVAVALLVIAVLVCMRVGWGMPAVQHKTLQWVISAIALLMFARAIGDSNLVGFFKEVKDSRFARLDTWVYSPLCALLGAGLLAVAWV from the coding sequence ATGACCTTTGTGTTGGCCCAATGGCTGGTGACGGTGTTCGCGGCAATCGGCCTGATGCACGTGTATTGGGCGTTGGGTGGGCAATGGGCGGCTGCGGCGGTGGTGCCGCAAGTGCCGGTGTCTGGCTTCGTCGCCACAGTGCGCCCGGCGTTCAAGCCTTCAGGCTGGCTGACTTTGTTGGTCGCGGTTGCGCTGCTGGTGATCGCGGTGCTGGTTTGTATGCGGGTCGGCTGGGGCATGCCGGCGGTTCAGCACAAGACGCTGCAATGGGTGATCAGCGCGATCGCGTTGCTGATGTTTGCTCGGGCGATCGGTGATTCGAATCTGGTCGGGTTCTTTAAGGAAGTGAAGGATTCGCGATTTGCGCGGCTGGATACCTGGGTGTATTCGCCGTTGTGTGCGCTGCTGGGGGCGGGGTTGTTGGCAGTAGCGTGGGTTTGA
- a CDS encoding ABC transporter substrate-binding protein, translating to MNGFRRLLAASVATFGLLTSAQSLQAAQAPIHFADLNWESGSLITEVLRVIVEKGYGLPTDTLPGTTITLETALANNDIQVIGEEWAGRSPVWVKAEAEGKVVGLGDTVKGATEGWWVPEYVIKGDPAKGIKPLAPDLRSVTDLKKYKDVFKDPESPGKGRFLNSPIGWTSEVVNKQKLTAYGLQDDYTNFRSGSGAALDAEISSSIRRGKPVLFYYWSPTPLLGKFKLVQLEEPPFDAEAWKTLTDADNPNPQPTRSLASKLSIGVSTPFQKQNPQIAEFFSKVDFPIEPLNKALADMSDKHTAPREAAVAFMKAHPDVWQAWLPKDVADKVAADLK from the coding sequence ATGAACGGATTTCGACGGTTACTGGCCGCCAGCGTGGCCACCTTTGGTTTGCTGACGTCAGCGCAATCGCTGCAAGCGGCACAGGCGCCGATCCATTTTGCCGACCTGAACTGGGAAAGCGGCAGTCTGATCACCGAGGTGCTGCGGGTGATCGTCGAGAAAGGCTATGGCCTGCCGACCGACACGCTGCCGGGCACTACCATCACCCTGGAAACCGCACTGGCCAATAACGACATTCAGGTGATTGGCGAGGAGTGGGCCGGTCGCAGCCCGGTCTGGGTCAAGGCCGAGGCAGAAGGCAAGGTTGTCGGTCTGGGCGATACGGTGAAGGGCGCCACTGAAGGCTGGTGGGTGCCGGAATACGTGATCAAGGGCGACCCGGCCAAAGGCATCAAGCCGCTGGCGCCGGATCTGCGCAGTGTCACTGACCTGAAGAAATACAAGGACGTGTTCAAGGACCCGGAGAGCCCGGGCAAAGGGCGTTTCCTGAACAGCCCGATCGGCTGGACGTCGGAAGTGGTCAACAAGCAAAAGCTCACGGCGTATGGCTTGCAGGACGACTACACCAACTTCCGCAGCGGTTCCGGCGCTGCGCTGGATGCCGAGATCAGCTCTTCGATTCGTCGCGGCAAACCAGTGCTGTTCTACTACTGGTCGCCGACGCCGCTGCTTGGCAAATTCAAACTGGTGCAGCTGGAAGAGCCGCCGTTCGATGCCGAGGCGTGGAAGACGCTGACAGACGCCGATAATCCCAATCCACAACCGACCCGCTCGCTGGCATCGAAGCTGTCAATCGGCGTATCCACACCGTTTCAAAAGCAGAATCCGCAAATTGCCGAGTTTTTCAGCAAAGTCGACTTTCCGATCGAGCCCCTGAACAAGGCACTGGCGGATATGAGTGACAAGCACACTGCGCCTCGTGAAGCGGCGGTGGCGTTCATGAAGGCGCATCCGGATGTCTGGCAAGCGTGGTTGCCCAAGGATGTGGCTGACAAGGTGGCGGCTGATCTGAAATAA
- a CDS encoding DUF2789 domain-containing protein, with protein MELPTELNLTTLFDQLGLPSDEASINDFVEAHPLDSETKLIDADFWTPQQAQLLKEWLRADGEEAPIVDELNVRLHRGK; from the coding sequence ATGGAACTGCCAACCGAGCTCAACCTGACCACCCTTTTCGACCAGTTGGGCCTGCCGTCCGATGAAGCGTCGATCAATGACTTTGTCGAAGCCCATCCGCTGGACTCTGAGACCAAACTGATCGATGCCGATTTCTGGACGCCCCAACAGGCGCAATTACTCAAAGAGTGGCTGCGTGCTGACGGGGAAGAAGCGCCGATTGTCGATGAGCTGAACGTACGTTTGCATCGCGGTAAGTAA
- a CDS encoding methyl-accepting chemotaxis protein, whose amino-acid sequence MTRDGSLVAALPAPMLLPKNRWIAPTLQSIALMLLLAGMAMAEWSLYIGMPLAVLIVWLPRLRSRSAPAAPVDSASALSALTRDLSYTTSHNALSAAGVAFSVKALASKLESQLDAAAQIVSNAEVMIATEQATSQLSRDALDAASQAHHSSAAGRSELLDSIARMQQLSQRANASRELIEALSVRSDDIQRVTLVIQSIASQTNLLALNAAIEAARAGEHGRGFAVVADEVRGLAARTAAATGEVGEMVADIQQRTAQVVAQIRELSSDLHTGVEQVEHTGQHLENIARLAAGVETQVSEIACGAQTNREQLDALFNAIEQMRSDLAISDQQTRRLADAAVQMEGQAETISERLAEVGLDDYHQRIYDLAREGASQIAARFEADVEQGRISLDDLFDRSYEPIPGTEPAKFQTRFDRYTDQVLPAIQEPLLARHEGLVFAIACTQQGYVPTHNQAFSQPLTGDVQVDTVNNRTKRKFTDRTGIRCGSHQQPVLLQTYTRDTGELMHDLSVPILINGRHWGGLRLGYKPENPR is encoded by the coding sequence ATGACGAGAGATGGATCTCTGGTTGCGGCGCTGCCTGCACCAATGCTTTTGCCGAAAAACCGCTGGATCGCGCCGACCCTGCAAAGCATCGCCCTGATGCTCTTGCTCGCCGGCATGGCTATGGCTGAGTGGTCGCTGTACATCGGCATGCCGCTGGCGGTGTTGATTGTCTGGCTGCCGCGCCTGCGCTCGCGCAGTGCTCCTGCTGCCCCGGTCGATAGTGCGAGCGCATTGTCCGCACTGACCCGCGATCTTTCCTATACCACCAGTCACAACGCACTCTCTGCGGCCGGTGTCGCGTTCTCGGTAAAAGCCCTTGCAAGCAAACTTGAATCGCAGCTCGACGCGGCGGCGCAGATCGTCAGCAACGCCGAGGTGATGATCGCAACTGAACAGGCGACTTCACAGCTCAGTCGCGACGCACTGGATGCCGCCAGCCAAGCGCATCACAGCAGCGCGGCGGGGCGCAGCGAACTGCTCGACTCGATTGCGCGCATGCAGCAACTCAGTCAACGCGCCAACGCCAGTCGCGAATTGATCGAGGCCTTGAGTGTGCGCAGCGACGACATTCAGCGGGTGACGCTGGTGATTCAGTCGATTGCCAGCCAGACCAATCTGTTGGCGTTGAACGCTGCGATTGAAGCAGCCCGGGCCGGTGAGCATGGTCGCGGTTTCGCAGTGGTCGCCGACGAGGTGCGCGGACTGGCCGCGCGTACGGCGGCGGCCACGGGTGAGGTCGGTGAGATGGTCGCTGACATTCAGCAACGCACCGCGCAAGTGGTGGCGCAGATTCGTGAGTTGTCGAGCGATCTGCACACCGGCGTCGAACAGGTCGAACACACCGGCCAGCATCTGGAGAACATCGCGCGACTCGCGGCCGGGGTGGAAACTCAGGTCAGTGAAATCGCCTGTGGCGCGCAAACCAATCGAGAGCAGCTCGACGCATTGTTCAATGCCATCGAGCAAATGCGTAGCGACCTGGCGATCAGCGATCAGCAGACCCGTCGCCTCGCCGACGCAGCGGTGCAGATGGAAGGGCAGGCGGAAACCATCAGCGAGCGCCTGGCCGAAGTGGGTCTGGATGACTATCACCAGCGAATCTATGACCTGGCCCGCGAAGGTGCGAGTCAGATCGCGGCGCGCTTCGAGGCGGATGTCGAGCAGGGGCGGATCAGCCTGGATGATTTGTTTGATCGCAGCTACGAACCGATTCCGGGCACCGAACCCGCCAAATTTCAGACCCGGTTTGATCGATACACCGATCAGGTCTTGCCGGCGATTCAAGAGCCTCTGCTAGCTCGTCATGAAGGTTTGGTGTTTGCGATCGCCTGCACGCAGCAGGGCTATGTACCGACGCATAACCAGGCATTCAGCCAGCCATTGACCGGCGATGTGCAGGTCGACACGGTGAACAACCGCACCAAACGCAAATTCACTGATCGCACCGGTATCCGCTGCGGCAGCCATCAGCAACCGGTGCTGTTGCAGACTTACACGCGCGACACCGGTGAGCTGATGCATGACTTATCGGTGCCAATCTTGATCAACGGCCGACACTGGGGCGGTTTGCGTCTGGGTTACAAACCAGAGAATCCGCGCTGA
- a CDS encoding TraR/DksA family transcriptional regulator — protein MTKDKLLAMPADDYMNAEQHAFFTELLQNMKVETHERIEQNRIAIESLDTPADPADAASVEEERTWLVNAIDRDQRMLPQLEQALERIKDDSFGWCDDSGEAIGLKRLLISPTTKYCIEAQERHEQIDKHQRQA, from the coding sequence ATGACAAAGGACAAGTTGCTGGCCATGCCGGCAGATGACTACATGAATGCAGAGCAACATGCTTTCTTCACTGAGCTGTTGCAGAACATGAAAGTCGAAACCCACGAGCGCATTGAGCAAAATCGTATCGCCATCGAAAGCCTGGACACCCCGGCTGACCCGGCGGACGCGGCTTCGGTTGAAGAAGAGCGCACCTGGCTGGTCAACGCGATCGATCGCGACCAGCGCATGCTGCCGCAACTGGAACAAGCCCTTGAGCGCATCAAGGATGACAGCTTTGGCTGGTGCGACGACAGCGGTGAGGCCATCGGCCTGAAGCGCCTGCTGATCAGCCCGACCACCAAGTACTGCATCGAAGCTCAAGAGCGTCACGAGCAGATCGACAAGCACCAGCGTCAGGCCTGA